A DNA window from Myxocyprinus asiaticus isolate MX2 ecotype Aquarium Trade chromosome 45, UBuf_Myxa_2, whole genome shotgun sequence contains the following coding sequences:
- the LOC127435383 gene encoding uncharacterized protein LOC127435383 isoform X12, translating to MERRNIFGLLYICSSIFALNDATLSSTIASTNSSNLTTASPNNTSITTGSPNNSNITTASPNNSNITTGSPNNTSITTGSPNNTSITTGSPNNTSITTASLNNTSITTGSPNNTSITTGFPNNTSITTGSPNNTSITTGSPNNTSITTGSPNNTSITTGSPNNTSITTGSPNNTSITTGSPNNSNITTGSPNNSNITTASPNNSNITTGSPNNTSITTGSPNNTSITTGSPNNTSITTASLNNTSITTGSPNNTSITTGFPNNTSITTGSPNNTSITTGSPNNTSITTGFPNNTSITTGSPNNTSITTGSPNNTSITTGFPNNTSITTGSPNNTSITTASLNNTSITAGSPNNTNITTASSNNTNITTASPNSTNITTAFPNNTITTASLNNSNITTASPNNTITTASPNSTNTTTASSNNTNITTASPNSTNITTVSPNNSNITTASLKSTNITTMSPNNSNISTASPKSTSTTTAPVTQFEINFSINDTFKDVYSNLNDPETIKLKDRITSEVSQVYKKRFPNFIRMVILRFRSGSIVTDSVLEFDNNGTRPNVSEVTNTFVQAATNGNFNFTVDLKSVNVSESAVTQNVTSTTAFSSNTTTASPNNSNITTASPNNSNITTASLNNSNITTASLNNSNITTASPNNSNITTASPNNSNITTASPNNSNITTASLNNTNITTASPNNSNITTASLNRTNITTASPISITTSTAPVTQFEINFSIIETFKDVYSNLNDPETIKLKDRITFEVSQVYKKRFPNFVRMVILRFRSGSIVTDSVLEFDNNGTRPNVSEVTNTFVQAATNGNFNFTVDLKSVNVSESAVTQNVTSTTTFSSNTTTASPNNSNITTASLNRTNITTASPNNSNITTASLNNSNITTASLNRTNITTASLNNTNITTASPNNSNITTASLNNSNITTASPNNSNITTASLNRTNITTASLNNTNITTASPNNSNITTASLNNSNITTASLNNTNITTASLNNSNITTASLNRTNITTASPISITTSTAPVTKFNISFSINETFNAVYSNLNDPETIKLKDRITTGVFKVYKIRFPNFVRMVILRFRSGSIVTDSVLEFDNNGTRPNVSEVKDTFVQAATNGNFNFTVDLKSVNVSESAVTQNVTSTTAFSSNTTTASPNNSNITTASPNNSNITTASPNNSNITTASLNNSNITTASPNNSNITTASLNNTNITTASLNNSNITTASLNNSNITTASPISITTSTAPVTKFNISFSIIETFNAVYSNLNDPETIKLKDRITTGVFKVYKIRFPNFVRMVILRFRSGSIVTDSVLEFDNNGTRPNVSEVKDTFVQAATNGNFNFTVDLKSVNVSESAVNVTSDATVSSNTTTASLNNSNTTTASLNNSNTTTASLNNSNTTTASPISTSITTAPVKQFSVTFKIIDTFLNVYSNMSATETIKLANNITSQIMRVYRVRFVNFLRMFIRQFRSGSIVTDSVLEFNNSGTLPNVTEVARTLVQAVKDGNFTFKIDVTSINVTDSSGNTSSRSPVLASMLTALWMTLTSLLLSAVMHL from the exons ATGCAACATTATCTAGCACAATTGCATCTACTAACAGCAGCAACCTCACAACTGCATCTCCTAATAACACCAGCATCACAACTGGATCTCCTAATAACAGCAACATCACAACTGCATCTCCTAATAACAGCAACATCACAACTGGATCACCTAATAATACCAGCATCACAACTGGATCACCTAATAATACCAGCATCACAACTGGATCACCTAATAACACCAGCATCACAACTGCATCTCTGAATAACACCAGCATCACAACTGGATCACCTAATAACACCAGCATCACAACTGGATTTCCTAATAACACCAGCATCACAACTGGATCACCTAATAATACCAGCATCACAACTGGATCACCTAATAATACCAGCATCACAACTGGATCACCTAATAACACCAGCATCACAACTGGATCACCTAATAATACCAGCATCACAACTGGATCACCTAATAATACCAGCATCACAACTGGATCTCCTAATAACAGCAACATCACAACTGGATCTCCTAATAACAGCAACATCACAACTGCATCTCCTAATAACAGCAACATCACAACTGGATCACCTAATAATACCAGCATCACAACTGGATCACCTAATAATACCAGCATCACAACTGGATCACCTAATAACACCAGCATCACAACTGCATCTCTGAATAACACCAGCATCACAACTGGATCACCTAATAACACCAGCATCACAACTGGATTTCCTAATAACACCAGCATCACAACTGGATCACCTAATAATACCAGCATCACAACTGGATCACCTAATAACACCAGCATCACAACTGGATTTCCTAATAACACCAGCATCACAACTGGATCTCCTAATAATACCAGCATCACAACTGGATCACCTAATAACACCAGCATCACAACTGGATTTCCTAATAACACCAGCATCACAACTGGATCACCTAATAACACCAGCATCACAACTGCATCTCTGAATAACACCAGCATCACAGCTGGATCTCCTAATAACACGAACATCACAACTGCATCCTCTAATAACACCAACATCACAACTGCATCTCCGAATAGCACCAACATCACAACTGCATTTCCTAATAAcaccatcacaactgcatctcTGAATAACAGCAACATCACAACTGCATCTCCGAATAAcaccatcacaactgcatctcCTAATAGCACCAACACCACAACTGCATCTTCTAATAACACCAACATCACAACTGCATCTCCTAATAGCACCAACATCACAACTGTATCTCCAAATAACAGCAACATCACAACTGCATCTCTGAAAAGCACCAACATCACAACTATGTCTCCTAATAACAGCAACATATCAACTGCATCTCCTAAAAGCACCAGCACCACAACTGCACCTGTTacacagtttgaaataaatttcaGCATTAATGACACATTCAAGGATGTCTACTCAAATTTGAATGATCCTGAAACTATAAAGCTGAAAGATCGCATCACCTCTGAG GTTTCCCAAGTTTACAAGAAGCGTTTTCCAAACTTTATTCGCATGGTTATTCTGCGATTCAG GAGCGGCTCCATTGTGACAGATAGTGTCCTTGAATTTGATAACAATGGCACTCGCCCTAACGTGTCAGAAGTGACAAACACCTTTGTTCAGGCAGCTACAAATGGAAACTTCAACTTCACGGTTGATCTGAAATCTGTCAATGTTTCAGAATCTGCTG TAACCCAGAATGTGACCTCAACTACAGCATTCTCTAGCAACACCACAACTGCATCACCTAATAACAGCAACATCACAACTGCATCTCCGAATAACAGCAACATCACAACTGCATCTCTGAATAACAGCAACATCACAACTGCATCTCTGAATAACAGCAACATCACAACTGCATCTCCGAATAACAGCAACATCACAACTGCATCTCCGAATAACAGCAACATCACAACTGCATCTCCGAATAACAGCAACATCACAACTGCATCTCTGAATAACACCAACATCACAACTGCATCTCCGAATAACAGCAACATCACAACTGCATCTCTGAATAGAACCAACATCACAACTGCATCTCCTATTAGCATCACCACTTCAACTGCACCTGTTacacagtttgaaataaatttcaGCATTATTGAAACATTCAAGGATGTCTACTCAAATTTGAATGATCCTGAAACTATAAAGCTGAAAGATCGCATCACCTTTGAG GTTTCCCAAGTTTACAAGAAGCGTTTTCCAAACTTTGTTCGAATGGTTATTCTGCGATTCAG GAGCGGCTCCATTGTGACAGATAGTGTCCTTGAATTTGATAACAATGGCACTCGCCCTAATGTGTCAGAAGTGACAAACACCTTCGTTCAGGCAGCTACAAATGGAAACTTCAACTTCACAGTTGATCTGAAATCTGTCAATGTTTCAGAATCTGCTG TAACCCAGAATGTGACCTCAACTACAACATTCTCTAGCAACACCACAACTGCATCACCTAATAACAGCAACATCACAACTGCATCTCTGAATAGAACCAACATCACAACTGCATCTCCGAATAACAGCAACATCACAACTGCATCTCTGAATAACAGCAACATCACAACTGCATCTCTGAATAGAACCAACATCACAACTGCATCTCTGAATAACACCAACATCACAACTGCATCTCCGAATAACAGCAACATCACAACTGCATCTCTGAATAACAGCAACATCACAACTGCATCTCCGAATAACAGCAACATCACAACTGCATCTCTGAATAGAACCAACATCACAACTGCATCTCTGAATAACACCAACATCACAACTGCATCTCCGAATAACAGCAACATCACAACTGCATCTCTGAATAACAGCAACATCACAACTGCATCTCTGAATAACACCAACATCACAACTGCATCTCTGAATAACAGCAACATCACAACTGCATCTCTGAATAGAACCAACATCACAACTGCATCTCCTATTAGCATCACCACTTCAACTGCACCTGTTACAAAGTTTAATATAAGTTTCAGCATTAATGAAACATTCAATGCTGTCTACTCAAATTTGAATGATCCTGAAACCATAAAGCTGAAAGATCGCATCACCACTGGG GTTTTCAAAGTTTACAAGATCCGTTTTCCAAACTTTGTTCGCATGGTTATTCTGCGATTCAG GAGCGGCTCCATTGTGACAGATAGTGTCCTTGAATTTGACAACAATGGCACTCGCCCTAACGTGTCAGAAGTTAAAGACACCTTCGTTCAGGCAGCTACAAATGGAAACTTCAACTTCACGGTTGATCTGAAATCTGTCAATGTTTCAGAATCTGCTG TAACCCAGAATGTGACCTCAACTACAGCATTCTCTAGCAACACCACAACTGCATCACCTAATAACAGCAACATCACAACTGCATCACCTAATAACAGCAACATCACAACTGCATCACCTAATAACAGCAACATCACAACTGCATCTCTGAATAACAGCAACATCACAACTGCATCTCCGAATAACAGCAACATCACAACTGCATCTCTGAATAACACCAACATCACAACTGCATCTCTGAATAACAGCAACATCACAACTGCATCTCTGAATAACAGCAACATCACAACTGCATCTCCTATTAGCATCACCACTTCAACTGCACCTGTTACAAAGTTTAATATAAGTTTCAGCATTATTGAAACATTCAATGCTGTCTACTCAAATTTGAATGATCCTGAAACCATAAAGCTGAAAGATCGCATCACCACTGGG GTTTTCAAAGTTTACAAGATCCGTTTTCCAAACTTTGTTCGTATGGTTATTCTGCGATTCAG GAGCGGCTCCATTGTGACAGATAGTGTCCTTGAATTTGATAACAATGGCACTCGCCCTAATGTGTCAGAAGTTAAAGACACCTTCGTTCAGGCAGCTACAAATGGAAACTTCAACTTCACGGTTGATCTGAAATCTGTCAATGTTTCAGAATCTGCTG TGAATGTGACTTCAGATGCAACAGTCTCTAGCAACACCACAACTGCATCTCTGAATAACAGCAACACCACAACTGCATCTCTGAATAACAGCAACACCACAACTGCATCTCTGAATAACAGCAACACCACAACTGCATCTCCAATTAGCACCAGTATCACAACTGCACCTGTTAAACAGTTTAGCGTAACTTTCAAAATTATTGATACATTCCTGAATGTCTACTCCAATATGAGCGCTACTGAAACCATAAAGCTGGCAAATAACATAACCTCTCag ATTATGCGAGTTTACAGGGTCCGTTTTGTGAACTTCCTTCGTATGTTTATTCGGCAATTCAG GAGTGGCTCCATTGTGACAGACAGTGTCCTTGAATTTAACAACAGCGGCACTCTCCCTAATGTGACTGAAGTGGCAAGAACTCTTGTTCAGGCAGTTAAAGATGGAAATTTCACCTTCAAAATTGATGTTACCTCCATCAATGTTACAGACTCCTCAGGGAACACTT CTTCTAGGTCTCCAGTCTTGGCCAGTATGCTCACAGCTTTGTGGATGACCCTCACATCACTTCTTTTGTCAGCTGTAATGCACCTCTGA
- the LOC127435383 gene encoding uncharacterized protein LOC127435383 isoform X9, translating into MERRNIFGLLYICSSIFALNDATLSSTIASTNSSNLTTASPNNTSITTGSPNNSNITTASPNNSNITTGSPNNTSITTGSPNNTSITTGSPNNTSITTASLNNTSITTGSPNNTSITTGFPNNTSITTGSPNNTSITTGSPNNTSITTGSPNNTSITTGSPNNTSITTGSPNNTSITTGSPNNSNITTGSPNNSNITTASPNNSNITTGSPNNTSITTGSPNNTSITTGSPNNTSITTASLNNTSITTGSPNNTSITTGFPNNTSITTGSPNNTSITTGSPNNTSITTGFPNNTSITTGSPNNTSITTGSPNNTSITTGFPNNTSITTGSPNNTSITTASLNNTSITAGSPNNTNITTASSNNTNITTASPNSTNITTAFPNNTITTASLNNSNITTASPNNTITTASPNSTNTTTASSNNTNITTASPNSTNITTVSPNNSNITTASLKSTNITTMSPNNSNISTASPKSTSTTTAPVTQFEINFSINDTFKDVYSNLNDPETIKLKDRITSEVSQVYKKRFPNFIRMVILRFRSGSIVTDSVLEFDNNGTRPNVSEVTNTFVQAATNGNFNFTVDLKSVNVSESAVTQNVTSTTAFSSNTTTASPNNSNITTASPNNSNITTASLNNSNITTASLNNSNITTASPNNSNITTASPNNSNITTASPNNSNITTASLNNTNITTASPNNSNITTASLNRTNITTASPISITTSTAPVTQFEINFSIIETFKDVYSNLNDPETIKLKDRITFEVSQVYKKRFPNFVRMVILRFRSGSIVTDSVLEFDNNGTRPNVSEVKDTFVQAATNGNFNFTVDLKSVNVSESAVTQNVTSTTAFSSNTTTASPNNSNITTASPNNSNITTASPNNSNITTASLNNSNITTASPNNSNITTASLNNTNITTASLNNSNITTASLNNSNITTASPISITTSTAPVTKFNISFSIIETFNAVYSNLNDPETIKLKDRITTGVFKVYKIRFPNFVRMVILRFRSGSIVTDSVLEFDNNGTRPNVSEVKDTFVQAATNGNFNFTVDLKSVNVSESAVTQNVTSTTTFSSNTTTASPNNSNTTTASLNNSNITTASLNNSNTTTASPNNSNITTASLNRTNITTASLNNSNITTASLNNSNITTASPNNSNITTASLNRTNITTASLNNSNITTASLNRTNTTTASLNNSNITTASPNNSNITTASPNNSNITTASLNNSNITTASLNRTNTTTASPISITTSTAPVTKFNISFSIIETFNAVYSNLNDPETIKLKDRITTGVFKVYKIRFPNFVRMVILRFRSGSIVTDSVLEFDNNGTRPNVSEVKDTFVQAATNGNFNFTVDLKSVNVSESAVNVTSDATVSSNTTTASLNNSNTTTASLNNSNTTTASLNNSNTTTASPISTSITTAPVKQFSVTFKIIDTFLNVYSNMSATETIKLANNITSQIMRVYRVRFVNFLRMFIRQFRSGSIVTDSVLEFNNSGTLPNVTEVARTLVQAVKDGNFTFKIDVTSINVTDSSGNTSSRSPVLASMLTALWMTLTSLLLSAVMHL; encoded by the exons ATGCAACATTATCTAGCACAATTGCATCTACTAACAGCAGCAACCTCACAACTGCATCTCCTAATAACACCAGCATCACAACTGGATCTCCTAATAACAGCAACATCACAACTGCATCTCCTAATAACAGCAACATCACAACTGGATCACCTAATAATACCAGCATCACAACTGGATCACCTAATAATACCAGCATCACAACTGGATCACCTAATAACACCAGCATCACAACTGCATCTCTGAATAACACCAGCATCACAACTGGATCACCTAATAACACCAGCATCACAACTGGATTTCCTAATAACACCAGCATCACAACTGGATCACCTAATAATACCAGCATCACAACTGGATCACCTAATAATACCAGCATCACAACTGGATCACCTAATAACACCAGCATCACAACTGGATCACCTAATAATACCAGCATCACAACTGGATCACCTAATAATACCAGCATCACAACTGGATCTCCTAATAACAGCAACATCACAACTGGATCTCCTAATAACAGCAACATCACAACTGCATCTCCTAATAACAGCAACATCACAACTGGATCACCTAATAATACCAGCATCACAACTGGATCACCTAATAATACCAGCATCACAACTGGATCACCTAATAACACCAGCATCACAACTGCATCTCTGAATAACACCAGCATCACAACTGGATCACCTAATAACACCAGCATCACAACTGGATTTCCTAATAACACCAGCATCACAACTGGATCACCTAATAATACCAGCATCACAACTGGATCACCTAATAACACCAGCATCACAACTGGATTTCCTAATAACACCAGCATCACAACTGGATCTCCTAATAATACCAGCATCACAACTGGATCACCTAATAACACCAGCATCACAACTGGATTTCCTAATAACACCAGCATCACAACTGGATCACCTAATAACACCAGCATCACAACTGCATCTCTGAATAACACCAGCATCACAGCTGGATCTCCTAATAACACGAACATCACAACTGCATCCTCTAATAACACCAACATCACAACTGCATCTCCGAATAGCACCAACATCACAACTGCATTTCCTAATAAcaccatcacaactgcatctcTGAATAACAGCAACATCACAACTGCATCTCCGAATAAcaccatcacaactgcatctcCTAATAGCACCAACACCACAACTGCATCTTCTAATAACACCAACATCACAACTGCATCTCCTAATAGCACCAACATCACAACTGTATCTCCAAATAACAGCAACATCACAACTGCATCTCTGAAAAGCACCAACATCACAACTATGTCTCCTAATAACAGCAACATATCAACTGCATCTCCTAAAAGCACCAGCACCACAACTGCACCTGTTacacagtttgaaataaatttcaGCATTAATGACACATTCAAGGATGTCTACTCAAATTTGAATGATCCTGAAACTATAAAGCTGAAAGATCGCATCACCTCTGAG GTTTCCCAAGTTTACAAGAAGCGTTTTCCAAACTTTATTCGCATGGTTATTCTGCGATTCAG GAGCGGCTCCATTGTGACAGATAGTGTCCTTGAATTTGATAACAATGGCACTCGCCCTAACGTGTCAGAAGTGACAAACACCTTTGTTCAGGCAGCTACAAATGGAAACTTCAACTTCACGGTTGATCTGAAATCTGTCAATGTTTCAGAATCTGCTG TAACCCAGAATGTGACCTCAACTACAGCATTCTCTAGCAACACCACAACTGCATCACCTAATAACAGCAACATCACAACTGCATCTCCGAATAACAGCAACATCACAACTGCATCTCTGAATAACAGCAACATCACAACTGCATCTCTGAATAACAGCAACATCACAACTGCATCTCCGAATAACAGCAACATCACAACTGCATCTCCGAATAACAGCAACATCACAACTGCATCTCCGAATAACAGCAACATCACAACTGCATCTCTGAATAACACCAACATCACAACTGCATCTCCGAATAACAGCAACATCACAACTGCATCTCTGAATAGAACCAACATCACAACTGCATCTCCTATTAGCATCACCACTTCAACTGCACCTGTTacacagtttgaaataaatttcaGCATTATTGAAACATTCAAGGATGTCTACTCAAATTTGAATGATCCTGAAACTATAAAGCTGAAAGATCGCATCACCTTTGAG GTTTCCCAAGTTTACAAGAAGCGTTTTCCAAACTTTGTTCGAATGGTTATTCTGCGATTCAG GAGCGGCTCCATTGTGACAGATAGTGTCCTTGAATTTGACAACAATGGCACTCGCCCTAACGTGTCAGAAGTTAAAGACACCTTCGTTCAGGCAGCTACAAATGGAAACTTCAACTTCACGGTTGATCTGAAATCTGTCAATGTTTCAGAATCTGCTG TAACCCAGAATGTGACCTCAACTACAGCATTCTCTAGCAACACCACAACTGCATCACCTAATAACAGCAACATCACAACTGCATCACCTAATAACAGCAACATCACAACTGCATCACCTAATAACAGCAACATCACAACTGCATCTCTGAATAACAGCAACATCACAACTGCATCTCCGAATAACAGCAACATCACAACTGCATCTCTGAATAACACCAACATCACAACTGCATCTCTGAATAACAGCAACATCACAACTGCATCTCTGAATAACAGCAACATCACAACTGCATCTCCTATTAGCATCACCACTTCAACTGCACCTGTTACAAAGTTTAATATAAGTTTCAGCATTATTGAAACATTCAATGCTGTCTACTCAAATTTGAATGATCCTGAAACCATAAAGCTGAAAGATCGCATCACCACTGGG GTTTTCAAAGTTTACAAGATCCGTTTTCCAAACTTTGTTCGTATGGTTATTCTGCGATTCAG GAGCGGCTCCATTGTGACAGATAGTGTCCTTGAATTTGATAACAATGGCACTCGCCCTAATGTGTCAGAAGTTAAAGACACCTTCGTTCAGGCAGCTACAAATGGAAACTTCAACTTCACAGTTGATCTGAAATCTGTCAATGTTTCAGAATCTGCTG TAACCCAGAATGTGACCTCAACTACAACATTCTCTAGCAACACCACAACTGCATCACCTAATAACAGCAACACCACAACTGCATCTCTGAATAACAGCAACATCACAACTGCATCTCTGAATAACAGCAACACCACAACTGCATCTCCGAATAACAGCAACATCACAACTGCATCTCTGAATAGAACCAACATCACAACTGCATCTCTGAATAACAGCAACATCACAACTGCATCTCTGAATAACAGCAACATCACAACTGCATCTCCGAATAACAGCAACATCACAACTGCATCTCTGAATAGAACCAACATCACAACTGCATCTCTGAATAACAGCAACATCACAACTGCATCTCTGAATAGAACCAACACCACAACTGCATCTCTGAATAATAGCAACATCACAACTGCATCTCCGAATAACAGCAACATCACAACTGCATCTCCGAATAACAGCAACATCACAACTGCATCTCTGAATAACAGCAACATCACAACTGCATCTCTGAATAGAACCAACACCACAACTGCATCTCCTATTAGCATCACCACTTCAACTGCACCTGTTACAAAGTTTAATATAAGTTTCAGCATTATTGAAACATTCAATGCTGTCTACTCAAATTTGAATGATCCTGAAACCATAAAGCTGAAAGATCGCATCACCACTGGG GTTTTCAAAGTTTACAAGATCCGTTTTCCAAACTTTGTTCGTATGGTTATTCTGCGATTCAG GAGCGGCTCCATTGTGACAGATAGTGTCCTTGAATTTGATAACAATGGCACTCGCCCTAATGTGTCAGAAGTTAAAGACACCTTCGTTCAGGCAGCTACAAATGGAAACTTCAACTTCACGGTTGATCTGAAATCTGTCAATGTTTCAGAATCTGCTG TGAATGTGACTTCAGATGCAACAGTCTCTAGCAACACCACAACTGCATCTCTGAATAACAGCAACACCACAACTGCATCTCTGAATAACAGCAACACCACAACTGCATCTCTGAATAACAGCAACACCACAACTGCATCTCCAATTAGCACCAGTATCACAACTGCACCTGTTAAACAGTTTAGCGTAACTTTCAAAATTATTGATACATTCCTGAATGTCTACTCCAATATGAGCGCTACTGAAACCATAAAGCTGGCAAATAACATAACCTCTCag ATTATGCGAGTTTACAGGGTCCGTTTTGTGAACTTCCTTCGTATGTTTATTCGGCAATTCAG GAGTGGCTCCATTGTGACAGACAGTGTCCTTGAATTTAACAACAGCGGCACTCTCCCTAATGTGACTGAAGTGGCAAGAACTCTTGTTCAGGCAGTTAAAGATGGAAATTTCACCTTCAAAATTGATGTTACCTCCATCAATGTTACAGACTCCTCAGGGAACACTT CTTCTAGGTCTCCAGTCTTGGCCAGTATGCTCACAGCTTTGTGGATGACCCTCACATCACTTCTTTTGTCAGCTGTAATGCACCTCTGA